GCGTTCTTTCTTATATTATTTTCATGTTCGCCGCCGTTTCCGTTCACACCGTTCTTCTTGTCGGTAGAGCGAATCTTCGATATGCTGCGTCCGATTTCCTTGATCCATTCCATGGAGAACATTCGCTCAAGAATAGAAAAGGATATATCTACATATGTCACATTCACGTCGTTGTCCCGTACGAAGTCTATCGGATTATATCCTTCGTTAATTGTCAGAACATTATGTCCCTGCTGCTTGAACGCCGCTGTGACATATTCGGTTGCATAATCATTTCCTTCAATCACAAAGACTTCCATGACATCCTCACTCTAACCTTTATAGATCATTCATATATAACCGGTCCGTTCATCAGAGGGCTATTCCCGTATTACTATCAATTGTCTTTCGGTGCCATACATTGACAACCCGCTTATAAATCATTTCCTTCTCTCCACCGATCACCCGGATTTCTCCGTTCAGGGTTCTCTCGACCAGGTCCATCATGACCTCGCCTACGTTGTCCCGGGTAAGCCATATTTTATGGAGATAATTCGCTCCGAGCTTCAGAATATCCCGCATCTCACGTTGGAGTGACGTGACGGCGACGACATGAATGGGCGGCCTGCTGTCTCGCGCGGCGACGATGACATCTATGCCGCTGACCTCATCCAGTATGATCTCTGTAAAAATCAGGTCCGGGTGCTGCTCCCGGCAGTCGGACCCTATGAGCGCCACCGCCTCCCGTCCACTTCTGACAGCCTTGACGGTTATTATCCCCTCATACAGAAGCTCCAGGATATCCCGAACGACCACGGAGACGAATTCGCTGCCATCCACCACAAGGGCCTTGATCTTCATCAAGGACAAAGCCTTTCTGATAATGAGAGACTGCAAGAGGGAATAGGCTTCCCAATCGGTCATGTCCATCATGTCAACAAGTGCGTTGACGAATATCCCGTTTTCCGGCACCAACTCGAGGGTTCTTTGCTCCTTGCCCGACAGGTCGAAGAGGTCACGACCACGCATTATTTTATAAAACGGATGCAGCTGTTGTTGTATTCTCTCCTTCTCTCTCTGCTGTCTGAGCCCCTCCATCAGGAGAGATGACATATCCTTGTTGATTCGATATTTCTCCGGTTCAATGCGGGACACCTCAAACGCCTGGAAACGGGCGTCCTCCCACTCCATCATCCGAAAAAAAGCCTTTTCCCCTCTTTGGGAATTATTGATGCTCGCGCCGACCACCCGGGCGTTGTCAAAATAAAGACGCCCCTCGCCGCCGTTCATGGAAAACAGATCGATACACATCTTTTTATTATTGGAGAGACACTGGAGAAGACTGATGAGGGACAGTGCGGTAAAAACACCCTCTGCTTTGAAACTTTTCAGATGAGTATGTTCCGCACTGTGCATGGCTTGCCTTCCGTATACGATGTGTTATGGTCCAAGACGTTCGTGTTTTCTCCCCATGTCACCATCGGGATGCAATAGAAACAAGCGCTTTTCTGTTCTATCGGTTGACTTCCCTATTCCGTATACCAGCTCACCTTCGTGGAATATCCGGTCATGGTAACGTTGTCGAGGACCTCGGAGCTGTATAAGACATCCGCGTTACCGGTGCCGTAATGGTTAATGTCCACACTGGAAAGGGACATGATGGCGCCGATAATCAGCGGCGTTCCCGCAATCTTGTCTACCACATCGGCGATAATCAATCCCTTGAAGGTGGCGTGTGATGTATATTCACCCAACTTCGCCGGCTGGAACTGCGGTTCGTCGGCGTACGGTGTGGTCCGTGCGATCACGCTTGTGGGATCCATGGGGTCGTACATATGGGTGATGACGCTGTAAGTGTTCGTGCCGTCGGTGACCGTGGTGTCGTTGAAGCAGGGATGGGTGGTGTCTCCCGAATCCCGGTAGAGTTCCGCCGCCTCATAAATGCACGGGTCGAAATCCGGGTTGTGGACAATCAGTATCCCCGAACCGTTTTCCTTGGGGCCCGGATAATCGCCGGTGATATAGGTGGTCCCCTCCAGGGGGGTGCTGCCGTTCATGCCGATGCTGCCGTCATATATCCCGTAATAGTCGCAATTGGCCGGATCGAGAAACGCCGCATCGTTTGTGTCCGTCGGGTCAAGCCCCAAAACCTCCAGCGGATTTCTGGGGAAGTCCCCCCAGGCCGGATCGGTGGGGTCCCAGGCCCCTTCGAGGATCGGAGGGTCGCCTTCCGCGCTGGCGGCCCCGTCCACCTGCACGTCGTTTCCGGTGGTCGTCAGGATGCCCGGCATGCCCGGATTCCCGGTCAGGGCGCCGCTCGCGTCGTGATCCCTGCCGTCGACATTAAAGTTACCGTCCAGCTCAACCCTGGAGTTGGCGGTGATGGCCCCCTTTGCCTTTACGTCCAGCGGGGCCTTGCTGATCTCCAGGACCATCACCACCTCGCCGTCCGCCGCCTTTCCGACGGACCGGATGACCTCCACCGCGTATCCGTCTCCGGGACCGGGGCGGGAGATGTTCGGGTAGTAGCCGGTATCGTAGGTGACGACGGCATCGTAGCTTCCGTCGCTGTCGGTATCGAGCTTTTTGTGTTCGATGGTCACTTCATACGTGTCGCCGTTGTCCATGATACCGGTCCAGCTGGGGGCTCCTGAGAGGTCGTAGGACCAGGCAAGGGAATCGGCATCATCATAGGGCTTGGGATCAAACATGTTCGCGTCGTACAGGGAGTGGCCCGAGGGGAGGTTCAGCCTGGCGACGGCTTCATTGATGCCCGATTCGGCGGCATAGAACGCCCGGGTGCTGGAATAGACGTTTGAGCTGATCTTGAGGTCCGTCGACGACATGAAGAACATCGACATCCCCAGGATGGTCAATAGAAACAAGAGCATCATGACCACCATCATCGTCAGACCCGAGTCGTCCTCTGTGAACTTTATCAGTATCTTTTTCATCTCTCTCATCTACTCCGTCGTAACAATGTTTGACGACAGGCTCTCGTTGACCGTCGGCTCGCAGGTGTCAAACGAGGTGACATAGTAACTGTAGACGTTCTTGTTGAGCTTGCCCAGACCCCAATCGTAGAAGTTCGTGGTGCCCGCCGTGAGCGTCGTAATGAGGGTGTACGGATTGCCGTTGTCGCTGCGATACACCTTGTATCCGGCCAGATCTATCAACGCGCTGCCGTCGGTATTCGTGGTGGGCTCCGTCCACCTGATCTTCACGTGACCCGGGCTGTTGCCGCCGGCGCTGGTTTCATAAATTTCAAGTCCGGACGGCGGGGACGGGATATTGTCGCACGGGTCGGGGATTACATTCACGGTGGTCGAACAGAGGAATTTCCAGTCTTCACATGTAGTGCCGCTGAAGGGAACCGTATCATACCCGCCGATTGTGATGATATCGCTGGTCTCCACCTCCAGGTCGATGTCAAGGGGTGTTCCCGGGTAGTGATTGGACAGGTATGTATAAATTGGGCTTCTCCCGTAGAAGGCCTCGTCGATGTAGAACAACCCCGTGTCCCCGTCCTCGAGCATCCGTACGGTGTCCACGTCTCCGTTGACGTCAGAGCAGTTCTGGATGTAGATGATGTCCCCGGATACTCCGTCGTTGGCCAGGGCGCAGACCTTGATGGCTAAATCAAAGGTTTCTTCCGCCGTTATCTCCGTGGTTTCCAGCGAGATGGAGCAGGTCGCGGCACCCACGCATTCACTGTAGAGGTTCGATGGATCGCTCTCGTTCGGCGTCGGCTCGCACAAGTCCAGCGCGGTGACGTGGTAGCTGTAATCAACGGTCGAGAGATCAGACGGCGCCGTATCTGTGTAGCCGGTAGCGGTGATTACGGTCGGGTTGACCTTGGTCCAATCGCTCCCATCGTTTCGATAGAGATTGTAGCCCAACAGATCCGATCCGATGGTCGATCCGTCGGTGTTCAGCGTCGGCGCCGTCCAGTTGAGGGTCACGCTGTATGTCCCGTCGCCGTTGAGCACCGGCGCGCCCACCGCGGCCAGGTTCTCCGGGTTTTCCGGCGTGTTATTGCAGACGTCCCCCTCCTGCTGGTAGTAGTTATACGCCCCGGAATCTATCTCCGGCGCCCGGTCGAAGTTACCCTCCATATCTTCGGCCACGATGAAATACCAGGTGGTCGAATCGTCCGAATAGGGAATCGAGCTGTCCGTGCGGTAGAGACTTCCCGACACGTTGAACATGTCGATGGCGGTGTAATTACTGCCGTCATATACCGGGGGACCGGTGACTTCGTCGTATATGTCGGTGGTGTCGGTATAGTAATAGAGCGTAACGCTGTCGATACCGACTCCGGAGTTGTCGTACACCTTCGCGGTAATGTCGACATCCAGACCGCCGGGAACCACCACCTCACCCGATGGATTGGAGCCTGTGGGCCCGGGCACCGGCCACGCGGTGGTCGCCGCCGAAGGCTTGTCCTGGGCGACACCCACGATCGAAGGACCCTGGGGCACGTAGATATACTCGCTGCTATTACACGTGATC
The nucleotide sequence above comes from Candidatus Zymogenaceae bacterium. Encoded proteins:
- a CDS encoding response regulator, yielding MHSAEHTHLKSFKAEGVFTALSLISLLQCLSNNKKMCIDLFSMNGGEGRLYFDNARVVGASINNSQRGEKAFFRMMEWEDARFQAFEVSRIEPEKYRINKDMSSLLMEGLRQQREKERIQQQLHPFYKIMRGRDLFDLSGKEQRTLELVPENGIFVNALVDMMDMTDWEAYSLLQSLIIRKALSLMKIKALVVDGSEFVSVVVRDILELLYEGIITVKAVRSGREAVALIGSDCREQHPDLIFTEIILDEVSGIDVIVAARDSRPPIHVVAVTSLQREMRDILKLGANYLHKIWLTRDNVGEVMMDLVERTLNGEIRVIGGEKEMIYKRVVNVWHRKTIDSNTGIAL